A window of Kribbella sp. NBC_00382 genomic DNA:
GCATCCACGAGTTGGCGGCCAGGATGAAGTACGCCGACAGCTGGGTGCCGAGCACCACCATCCAGATGCACGCCAGGTGAACGCGCCGAGGCAACCGGTCCCAGCCGAAGATCCACAACCCGATGAAGGTCGATTCGAGGAAGAACGCGAGCAGCCCCTCGAGCGCGAGCGGCGCTCCGAAGACGTCGCCGACGAAGCGCGAGTAGTCGCTCCAGTTCATCCCGAACTGGAACTCCTGGACCAGCCCGGTGACGACGCCCATCGCGATGTTGATCAGGAACAACTTGCCGTAGAACTTGGTCAGCCGCAGGTACTTCTCCTTGCCGGTCCGGTACCACGCGGTCTGCAGGCCGGCCGTCACAGCGACCAGCGACAGCGTCACCGGGACGAAGAAGAAGTGGTACACGGTGGTGATCGCGAACTGCCAGCGAGCCAGGTCGAGCGTGTCCATCGGAGCCCTCCCGGGCGATCTACGACGTTACGTAGTAGATGCTAGCGCAGATCTACTACAACGCGTAGTTATACTGGCCACATGTCCGCCGACGAGAAGGCTCCCCGCCGCCTTGGAGACCTCGAGCGGCTGGTGATGGAACAGCTCTGGGCCGCCGACGGCGCGCTCACCGTGCGCGAGGTGCACGAACGGCTGTCCGGGACCCGCGAGCTCGCCTACACCACCGTGATGACCGTGCTGGACCGGTTGGCGAAGAAGCGGCTGACCGAGCGCGAGCGCGACGGCAAGGCCTGGCGCTACAAGGCAGCCGCTCCCCGGGAGGAGCTGGCCGCGGACCTGATGAAGGACGCACTCGACCGGGCCGGCGACAGGCGTGAGGCCCTGGTCCGGTTCGTCGGGCAGGTCAGCGACGAGGAAGCAGCGCTGCTCCGGGACGCGCTGGCTCGGCTGGAGGCGCGGGAGGGGTGATCGCCCCGCTCGTACTTGCGGCTCTGGCCCTGGTGCTGACCGGGCCGGTCCCCGCGTTCATGGCTCGCGCCGGGTGGCCGTACCGGATCCCCCGGGCCGCAGTGGTCCTGTGGCAGGCGATCGCGCTGGCCGCAGTACTGGCTGCCTTCGGGGCTGGGATCGCACTCTCGTACTCGACAGCTGGTGAGCCTGGTGAGCCACGGTTCGACCCGTCGTCACCACGAGACCTTGCTGCGGCTCTAGTACTGGCCCTGACCGCCCTGGTCGGCATCCGGCTGCTCTGGGCGGTCGGACGCGTCGCTGTCGGGACCAGAGCGCGCAGGAAGCGTCACCGCGACCTGGTCGATGTACTGGCGACACCGGACGGGCTGATCCCCGGTCTGCGGGTGCTGGCCGAGGAGACGCCACTCGCCTACTGCCTGCCGGCCCTGCGCGGCGCCCGGGTGGTCGTGTCGGTGGGTGCGCTCGACAGGCTCGACGACGGCGAGCTGCGCGCAGTACTGGCGCACGAGCAAGCGCATCTGCGGGCGCGGCACGACCTGGTACTGGAGGCCTTCACAGCACTCCACATGGCCTTCCCCCGCTTCGTCCGGAGCGACGTCGCGCTCGACCAAGCGCGCACGCTGGTCGAACTGCTCGCAGACGACGACGCGCGACGCCGCAACGGCCCACTCCCGCTTGCCCGGGCACTGGTCGCACTAGCGGGCTCCCCAGCACCAGAGGCCGGCCTAGCCGCCGCCAAGTCCTCCACTGTGCTCAGAGTCCAGCGACTGGCCGACCCTGCCCCCAACGCAACCCTGCTGTCGACCGCCGCCTACACAGCAGCAGTACTCCTCTTGGTAGTCCCCACCTTCACCGTCGCAGCACCGATCGTGAAGGCAGTCATCCACGCGGTCAGCTAGGCGCGTACCGGAGCAAGACCCCGTTGGTCGCCCACGGACCGGCCTCGATCAGCTCCAGCGAGAACTGGCCACTGGGGAACACGCTCTTGCCGCCGCCCACCACAACCGGGCAGACGCGCAGTTGCACCTCGTCGACGAGTCCAGCCGTCAGCAAGCTGTGGAAGAGCGAGATGCTCCCCCACAACACGATGTCCTTGCCCTCCTCGGCCTTCAGCGCCGTCACCGCGGCCACCGCGTCCGGGACGACCTCACCCGGCTCCCACTCACCCCAGGGCGCCGCCTCAAGGGTCGTCGAAGCGACCACCTTGCGCAGCGCGTTCAGCCGCGGCGCGAGCCGATCCGTTGCCGTCGGCCAGTAATCGACGAAGAGCCGGTAGGTCGTCGCACCGAGCAGCATGGTGTCGACGCTCTCGAGCAGCGCCAGGTTGTCGTCGTCACTCTGATCGGTGACCGCGGCGAAGAAGTCGAGCGAGTCGCCCGGCCCGGCGGCGTACCCGTCGAGCGTGACGAATTCCTGGAAGACGAGTCGTCTCATCCCAGCAGACTAGAGGCCGATCTTCTTACCTTCACCCCGAGCGACCGCCAGCAGGACGAGGCCTGACAGAACCAGCAGGATCACCATGGTCAAAACGAACGTCAGCACTTGCTTACTTCTCCCCGTTGCATTGCCCTACCCGAACCCTCACACCAGGTGGACGTCCCTACCCGCCGAGAAGTTCCCCGAAACCCTTGGCTACTTCATCAATTCGCCAGTCCAGAGTCCCCGGCGTCACGACGAGCTCGACCCATGACCAGCCCGGTACGTCGGCCGCCTGCCACGTGTACGACAGCGACTCACGCGTCGCCTCCATCCGCAGTACCGACGCCAGCTCGATCTCGGCGGCCGGTCGCGGCGCGTAGACCCGGAACGAGTTGGTGTGCGGCGGCTCCGGAAACACCCGGAATCCCGTGCCCTGCAAGGCTTCTGCCAACTCGACCGCCCGCTGGTGGAGCTCATCCATCTGCGGCAGCACCGTCCGCAGACCCTCGCGCGCGGACACGGCGTACGGGAAGAGCGTGTAGACGTTCCCACCGAGCCGGCGCTGCCAGCGGCGTACCTCTGCGATCACATCCTCGGGCCCGGCGAGTGCTGCTCCGCTCAGGCCACCCAGTCCCTTGTAGAAGGAGACGTAGACAGTAGCGGCGAGTGCGGCGACCTCTGCCAGGCTGTGCTCCAGGTACGGCGTGCTCTCCCACAGGCGAGCGCCATCCAGGTGCAGTGGAACGCCACGCTCCTCACAAGCCGCAGCAAACACCACCAGCTCGTCCCAGGTCGGCAGTACGAACCCACCGTCGCGCAGTGGCAGCTCCACCGTCACCGCAGCCAGCTTGCCCGGGATAGCGGCAAGCTCATCCGGCCGCGGCTGCCGCGGCTCGGACGTCATCCGCTCCATCCGCAGGTGGTGCACCTCTTCCAGCGCGTTCAACTCATGCACCAGCAGATGAGACAACCCGTGTACTGCGATGCGCTGCGTCCCCGCGCGATCCGCGAACACCCGGAGCACACTCTGCTGAGCGAGGATTCCACTGGGCAGGAAGACGGCAGCAGGCTTGCCGAGCAGCTCGGCGACCTCCTGCTCGAGCAACTCGACCTCACCGCCGTTGCCGTAGCCGTCCCGCTCATCCGACGTCGCCGCGTCCGCGAGAGCCCGCAAGGCGTCGGCCGGCGGGACCAGGCGGCCGCCCAGCCAACGGGTGCAGTCAGCGGCCGCTGCCTTGCGTCGTGCTTGCAGATCCTCGGATGCGTCGGTGGTCGCGTAGTTCACGCTATCCATCCTCTCGGACGAGGCAACCCGATTTCAGACCTGGGTGGTGACGATGTGCGCGCCCTGGACGGTTTTGATCTCCACCGACTTCACCTGGTCGATCGGTACCAGCACGCCACCGCCGAAGCGGCTGCCTTCCTTGGCGGCCTTCTCCGAGATGACCCAGCTACCGGCCACGTAGACCCGGCCGGTCTTGTCGGTGATGAGCATCTCGCACTTGTCGCCGGCCTTCAGGTTCGTCAGCTGGACATTGACCCAGGCCCAGCCGGCCCGCGGCTCGACCGTCGTCGCCATCGTGACCTTGGTCTTGGCGTCGGTGGCCGTCGCCTGCTTGGAGCCCGCCGGGGGTGGCGTCGCGCCGGCGACCGGCTCGTCGACGGACTGGCGGCCGATCAGTACGCCGCCGCCCAGTGCTCCGGCCACCACTACAACTGCCGCGGCGACCAGCAGCCACGGACCCCGCTTGCGCGAGCCCCCGGCGGTCTGCTCGGCTACCTGGTGCCCAACAGGCTCGGCCTCGGCAGCCTCAGAGCGCACCTGGCGCA
This region includes:
- a CDS encoding M56 family metallopeptidase, with protein sequence MIAPLVLAALALVLTGPVPAFMARAGWPYRIPRAAVVLWQAIALAAVLAAFGAGIALSYSTAGEPGEPRFDPSSPRDLAAALVLALTALVGIRLLWAVGRVAVGTRARRKRHRDLVDVLATPDGLIPGLRVLAEETPLAYCLPALRGARVVVSVGALDRLDDGELRAVLAHEQAHLRARHDLVLEAFTALHMAFPRFVRSDVALDQARTLVELLADDDARRRNGPLPLARALVALAGSPAPEAGLAAAKSSTVLRVQRLADPAPNATLLSTAAYTAAVLLLVVPTFTVAAPIVKAVIHAVS
- a CDS encoding threonine aldolase family protein is translated as MNYATTDASEDLQARRKAAAADCTRWLGGRLVPPADALRALADAATSDERDGYGNGGEVELLEQEVAELLGKPAAVFLPSGILAQQSVLRVFADRAGTQRIAVHGLSHLLVHELNALEEVHHLRMERMTSEPRQPRPDELAAIPGKLAAVTVELPLRDGGFVLPTWDELVVFAAACEERGVPLHLDGARLWESTPYLEHSLAEVAALAATVYVSFYKGLGGLSGAALAGPEDVIAEVRRWQRRLGGNVYTLFPYAVSAREGLRTVLPQMDELHQRAVELAEALQGTGFRVFPEPPHTNSFRVYAPRPAAEIELASVLRMEATRESLSYTWQAADVPGWSWVELVVTPGTLDWRIDEVAKGFGELLGG
- a CDS encoding dihydrofolate reductase family protein, encoding MRRLVFQEFVTLDGYAAGPGDSLDFFAAVTDQSDDDNLALLESVDTMLLGATTYRLFVDYWPTATDRLAPRLNALRKVVASTTLEAAPWGEWEPGEVVPDAVAAVTALKAEEGKDIVLWGSISLFHSLLTAGLVDEVQLRVCPVVVGGGKSVFPSGQFSLELIEAGPWATNGVLLRYAPS
- a CDS encoding anti-sigma factor family protein — protein: MSEHDHSQLGAYVLGGLEPDEIREVDEHLSGCAEAREELAGFEEMKEFLGEVPPEAFLDGPPEDGDLLLQRTLRQVRSEAAEAEPVGHQVAEQTAGGSRKRGPWLLVAAAVVVVAGALGGGVLIGRQSVDEPVAGATPPPAGSKQATATDAKTKVTMATTVEPRAGWAWVNVQLTNLKAGDKCEMLITDKTGRVYVAGSWVISEKAAKEGSRFGGGVLVPIDQVKSVEIKTVQGAHIVTTQV
- a CDS encoding BlaI/MecI/CopY family transcriptional regulator, encoding MSADEKAPRRLGDLERLVMEQLWAADGALTVREVHERLSGTRELAYTTVMTVLDRLAKKRLTERERDGKAWRYKAAAPREELAADLMKDALDRAGDRREALVRFVGQVSDEEAALLRDALARLEAREG